A stretch of the Vigna radiata var. radiata cultivar VC1973A chromosome 7, Vradiata_ver6, whole genome shotgun sequence genome encodes the following:
- the LOC106769564 gene encoding protein IQ-DOMAIN 31 isoform X1: protein MGRQSPGKWIRNLLLGKKSSSKSKSSTEKDIYKPSSTKDVLVVSSETSMSSSISGANAIKGKLSEKEVVSVSSNDGTILSTEDELSNGQSHDNFYSEDRNEKSRIIKTAITTIQAAIRGYQARGTYKTVKGIIPLQAYIRGQLVRRQAISALCCVKSIVRFQALARGYKVRHSDIGLAVQKLLKDTKFSKSTGVVTSTQAVKLSDNNTFAHKLLASSPYAVSPRLKYNTGEPNLVWEWLDRWTKSHFWVPLQETDKKNGSSQTVETNKGQVKKNARKGPSHDLVSDSNKHKRYPKKDSNPALHSSKEHPPKELEKRSSKKSQIQNFSDKSQASVARKVSDHTKVNAVPEEDAGASSEKMKYLAVSKSEECDLVKSLIQQAQEHDNNEPCNGTDSPLQPSLMNSKDGGVIEEMNDVKSKNFQRRASLPANFTDLENVLHDNTPRLPSYMAPTESTKAKLRGQCSPRSVSDLADVSSITRRLSLSSSLSVKLGSFSPRSDRLAALTNKIRTDRSLSSSRDGTHKLNQPQWRR, encoded by the exons ATGGGAAGACAGAGTCCTGGAAAATGGATCAGAAATTTGCTTCTGGGGAAGAAATCGTCTTCAAAGTCTAAGTCTTCAACAGAGAAAGATATTTAT AAACCTTCAAGTACCAAGGATGTTCTGGTGGTGTCTTCGGAGACATCCATGTCTTCTTCCATATCTGGTGCAAATGCTATTAAAGGAAAGCTATCAGAAAAGGAAGTAGTTAGTGTATCATCAAATGATGGGACAATTCTTTCAACTGAAGATGAGCTTTCCAATGGACAATCtcatgataatttttattctgaGGACCGTAATGAGAAAAGCAGGATAATAAAAACAGCAATAACAACAATTCAGGCTGCAATTAGAGGCTATCAG GCGCGAGGGACATATAAAACTGTAAAAGGTATCATTCCACTGCAAGCTTATATTCGTGGCCAGTTGGTTCGAAGACAAGCTATTTCTGCTTTGTGTTGTGTGAAGTCAATAGTAAGATTTCAAGCATTGGCCCGTGGTTACAAGGTTAGGCACTCTGATATTGGCCTTGCAGTCCAGAAACTTTTGAAG GATACTAAATTCTCGAAATCTACTGGAGTAGTTACATCTACACAGGCAGTGAAACTCTCAGATAATAATACCTTTGCTCACAAG CTTCTGGCTTCATCACCCTATGCTGTTTCTCCACGTCTCAAATATAATACTGGTGAACCTAACTTGGTTTGGGAATGGCTTGACCGTTGGACGAAATCACACTTTTGGGTACCTCTTCAAGAAACtgataagaaaaatggaagttCTCAAACTGTAGAAACTAATAAGggacaagttaaaaaaaatgccAGGAAAGGACCTTCTCACGATTTAGTCTCAGATTCCAACAAACATAAACGGTATCCAAAAAAGGATTCAAACCCCGCATTGCATTCATCTAAGGAACATCCACCAAAGGAACTTGAGAAAAGGAGTTCTAAAAAATCTCAAATTCAGAATTTTTCTGATAAGTCGCAGGCTTCTGTCGCTAGAAAAGTTTCAGATCATACAAAAGTCAATGCTGTTCCAGAGGAGGATGCTGGTGCTTCATCAGAGAAGATGAAATATTTGGCAGTGTCAAAGTCAGAAGAGTGTGATCTTGTGAAAAGTCTTATACAGCAAGCACAAGAGCATGATAATAATGAGCCATGTAATGGTACTGATTCTCCCTTGCAGCCTAGTTTGATGAATAGTAAAGATGGAGGAGTGATTGAGGAGATGAATGATGTGAAGAGTAAGAATTTCCAGAGAAGAGCTTCCCTGCCTGCTAATTTTACAGATCTTGAAAATGTGCTGCATGATAACACTCCAAGACTTCCAAGTTACATGGCTCCCACTGAATCTACAAAAGCTAAGCTAAGAGGACAGTGCTCTCCACGGTCTGTTAGTGATCTGGCAGATGTAAGCAGTATAACTCGCCGGCTTTCGCTGTCATCTTCGCTCAGTGTCAAGCTAGGTTCATTCTCTCCACGATCAGATAGATTGGCTGCCTTGACCAACAAGATAAGGACTGATAGATCTCTATCATCTTCAAGGGATGGAACTC ATAAGTTGAATCAACCTCAGTGGAGAAGGTGA
- the LOC106769564 gene encoding protein IQ-DOMAIN 31 isoform X2, translated as MGRQSPGKWIRNLLLGKKSSSKSKSSTEKDIYKPSSTKDVLVVSSETSMSSSISGANAIKGKLSEKEVVSVSSNDGTILSTEDELSNGQSHDNFYSEDRNEKSRIIKTAITTIQAAIRGYQARGTYKTVKGIIPLQAYIRGQLVRRQAISALCCVKSIVRFQALARGYKVRHSDIGLAVQKLLKDTKFSKSTGVVTSTQAVKLSDNNTFAHKLLASSPYAVSPRLKYNTGEPNLVWEWLDRWTKSHFWVPLQETDKKNGSSQTVETNKGQVKKNARKGPSHDLVSDSNKHKRYPKKDSNPALHSSKEHPPKELEKRSSKKSQIQNFSDKSQASVARKVSDHTKVNAVPEEDAGASSEKMKYLAVSKSEECDLVKSLIQQAQEHDNNEPCNGTDSPLQPSLMNSKDGGVIEEMNDVKSKNFQRRASLPANFTDLENVLHDNTPRLPSYMAPTESTKAKLRGQCSPRSVSDLADVSSITRRLSLSSSLSVKLGSFSPRSDRLAALTNKIRTDRSLSSSRDGTLNSA; from the exons ATGGGAAGACAGAGTCCTGGAAAATGGATCAGAAATTTGCTTCTGGGGAAGAAATCGTCTTCAAAGTCTAAGTCTTCAACAGAGAAAGATATTTAT AAACCTTCAAGTACCAAGGATGTTCTGGTGGTGTCTTCGGAGACATCCATGTCTTCTTCCATATCTGGTGCAAATGCTATTAAAGGAAAGCTATCAGAAAAGGAAGTAGTTAGTGTATCATCAAATGATGGGACAATTCTTTCAACTGAAGATGAGCTTTCCAATGGACAATCtcatgataatttttattctgaGGACCGTAATGAGAAAAGCAGGATAATAAAAACAGCAATAACAACAATTCAGGCTGCAATTAGAGGCTATCAG GCGCGAGGGACATATAAAACTGTAAAAGGTATCATTCCACTGCAAGCTTATATTCGTGGCCAGTTGGTTCGAAGACAAGCTATTTCTGCTTTGTGTTGTGTGAAGTCAATAGTAAGATTTCAAGCATTGGCCCGTGGTTACAAGGTTAGGCACTCTGATATTGGCCTTGCAGTCCAGAAACTTTTGAAG GATACTAAATTCTCGAAATCTACTGGAGTAGTTACATCTACACAGGCAGTGAAACTCTCAGATAATAATACCTTTGCTCACAAG CTTCTGGCTTCATCACCCTATGCTGTTTCTCCACGTCTCAAATATAATACTGGTGAACCTAACTTGGTTTGGGAATGGCTTGACCGTTGGACGAAATCACACTTTTGGGTACCTCTTCAAGAAACtgataagaaaaatggaagttCTCAAACTGTAGAAACTAATAAGggacaagttaaaaaaaatgccAGGAAAGGACCTTCTCACGATTTAGTCTCAGATTCCAACAAACATAAACGGTATCCAAAAAAGGATTCAAACCCCGCATTGCATTCATCTAAGGAACATCCACCAAAGGAACTTGAGAAAAGGAGTTCTAAAAAATCTCAAATTCAGAATTTTTCTGATAAGTCGCAGGCTTCTGTCGCTAGAAAAGTTTCAGATCATACAAAAGTCAATGCTGTTCCAGAGGAGGATGCTGGTGCTTCATCAGAGAAGATGAAATATTTGGCAGTGTCAAAGTCAGAAGAGTGTGATCTTGTGAAAAGTCTTATACAGCAAGCACAAGAGCATGATAATAATGAGCCATGTAATGGTACTGATTCTCCCTTGCAGCCTAGTTTGATGAATAGTAAAGATGGAGGAGTGATTGAGGAGATGAATGATGTGAAGAGTAAGAATTTCCAGAGAAGAGCTTCCCTGCCTGCTAATTTTACAGATCTTGAAAATGTGCTGCATGATAACACTCCAAGACTTCCAAGTTACATGGCTCCCACTGAATCTACAAAAGCTAAGCTAAGAGGACAGTGCTCTCCACGGTCTGTTAGTGATCTGGCAGATGTAAGCAGTATAACTCGCCGGCTTTCGCTGTCATCTTCGCTCAGTGTCAAGCTAGGTTCATTCTCTCCACGATCAGATAGATTGGCTGCCTTGACCAACAAGATAAGGACTGATAGATCTCTATCATCTTCAAGGGATGGAACTC TGAACTCTGCTTGA